From Octopus sinensis linkage group LG14, ASM634580v1, whole genome shotgun sequence:
gtgtgttctggaaAAGATACTTTTTGatgttatttaatttacttttgtCTGGTTATTTTTCTTCCAGGAACAGATTCTTTCTGAGGGGGTCACTGTTCCCTAAAAGAACAATTTTATGCAGCTTTTGGATttgataattgttattgtttggatagttttttttttataaaaccttttaGTTTTCATCATTTCCAAAGTCTCCATAATTATGAGGGTTGATGCTGCATCCATGACTCAAATTCTTgccatttatttttctaaaactttCTGTTCTATTAATATACCTGCCTCTTTGACCTATTTTCTGCTATTTCTATGTAGCCAACACCATTATCCAGTTATTCATAATCTCATACCTGCTAGTCTCTTTCCCACACAACCTAAAGACCTCTCGGCTGCCAAACATTGTTTCTATGAAGAAAAACCTTGAAAATATCCTCTAAGACTTCCATGGAGAAATGGCAACCTAGCTTTTTCCAACTGGACCAGACAGCATCCCCTAGGTTAATTGAACCGTGTCATTGAATGAATTTATGCTCAACTTATTTCAAGAGCAATATATCTCTCCTTATGGTTTTGGTGTTGGTTTGTGTTTACAGTATTTATGGCAGAATCTTAAACTCTACATGTTCTTCAATTACTAATCTGAATAGTTTGTTATTGGATGATAACCAAAGGAATTTCGGCAGAGAAACCTGATTTGTAACATAAAATTGGGTCGACTTAAAAGTCAGACACTTTTTAAATCCTCCCCACTCTATTTTCCTGATATTTTCTCATTATATACTTTTTCATCTTATCATCAACAGTAAAAGGTTTTGGCACCACTGATGGACCACCTACCCACTACTGTGGATATAAAGTTCTGAACTTGGCCTTTGACAAATTCCTGCACAACTTAATTTTCTTTGTACAAGATCTGAGCAGGTTTAAGAGTCAGAGActctttttttcatgtttgtattgCTGTAATTGACACAAAGACATTTATTCTGATACTTGTATGGCatattaatatattgtatgttttcGCAAGGCAGATGTTACTAGAATTCAAAGTTGAACTATAATTTCCATGTTTTGAGTTGCTTTGAGTTTCGTtaggaaataaaagaataacaaaaagatTTTTACGAACTCATGCAAGTTTGGCTCTTAATGGTGACATGAGAGAAAGCTCGAGGATTAACTGtcaaaatatttgcatttatattggTATAACTATAATTGGTACAAAAATGTTTGTTCTGGCATATGtactgcatacacacaaacatacttacaatATGTTTGCGAGGCAGGTGAAGCTGATAATTTGAGCCAAACTGTCGctctttcaaataatttaaaaaattatttgaggaaaatttgaagaaaaaaagaaaaacattattctGTTAACAGATATTTTCCGtattatttatacatttcttgtttcattctttttttggttttgaaaacgtgaaaacaattttcaaaattttggaaGAACAACAAAAGATTAAGAAAGAGTTGAAGCAAACATTTTCAATTCTGTTTCAGCAGAGTTTACGCAAAACTGGTGTAATCATATTTGCTCTGACACTtataccacacgcacacatacacatacatggcaCAAAGCCCCACCCCTTCAGTACGACTCTGCTCCTCCCTGTTGGTGCTGGCACCACATACAAAACATTGGTGCTAGTGCCACGTAGaaagcactgatgatgatgatgatgatgattacaatattTCTAGTCTCCAGAATTCCAAGTCAAACTATTGTTGTACTTTCAAATtgtgtttagaaaaaaaaaaaacttcaatttTTCTTGAAAACTTTCTGAAATAAGTTTCTACATTGAGTACTTTTAATGGAAAATCATTCACTTCACAAAAGTATGCAAATTAGGTATTAATTGTGTGAGGAAATCAAGTGATCCAGTGTTGGGATTTTAAAACCTTTTTGAATGAACAGCAAGGAGTTATAGCACCATCATAGGGAATGGCTTCCCCAACCGGTACAGCTaacttctgtatgtgtatattgatttcaaagcTAATCCATACCCAATCAGTTTGAGTTTGAAAGCAAGAGAGAACAGTTGTCAGATGTACTATCAAAGGAAAGGAGAGCCGTATGGCTCTTGTGAGATGCTTACTGTGCACATGACCCAGACTGATATTGACATGAGTCACACAGTTAGCAAGGCTATGGATGGAAGAAGGAGGCAGTTGGACTGAAGGGTGACTGAAGGCTATACACACTGTGGATCATTATGACCTACATCTAAAGTAtggctcttacacacacacatacacaaacacacatacacaaacacacataccaatGCAGGTACAATGTTTTATGGCTCATTTGCAAATTCTTACCCACCAACTCCCTATGATGCTCCACTAACCGACAATGTCTGCTGTTTCTTCACTCAACAGCTTCCATATAATAACAGCCTTTGTTCTTTTGAAATGGCTGCATCCCACTCCCATGACACACCCATTCCTTCTCTTTTCAGCCCCCCCACCCCGCTCAGGCCTTTTTTTGCTTGAAAGCTCACAAAGGTCTTAGATGTTGCCCTGTCTCTTTTGACCAAGATAGACTGgctgacagatggatagacagctagacagacagaaaaatagatagatagatagatagataaatagatggatggatagacagacagcaagacatatatatatatatgtatatatatatatgtatatatatatatatatatataatatatatatatatatatatatatatatatatatatatatataaataaatatagatagataaataaatatagatagatagatagatagatagatagatagatagatagatagacagagagagagagagagagcaagagagaggtggggtgagTGAGTGTGAAATAGCTAAATACATAGAGTTGCTGATTATCTAGGCTTTCTTtactacaatcacacacacacacacacacacacatcattattctCTGCAAGTATATTGTATTATCACCTCTAGAAATGATGTCTCACAACAAAGAATGACAAATCTAATTCCTGGCTTCTCATTTAGGCTCAGTTCTGGTCACTGTATATTCTTTACCACCAaaagtggacagaaactgaattaGGCCCAAATAGAGATTGAAACAGATCTTTTGGTTGTCACAATTCCATGTCTTAATGTGTTTTAACCACAAGTTATTGTGGTGTAACAGTAACAGGAATGAGCATACCCAGGGACACCTGCTGCATGTAAAATAGATAGTTAAGTGGGTGCTAGCATACTTAAAACAGTAAAACCAAGAAATGGTGATAAAACTAAAATTACTCCCAGAGTTAGttaggaaatgaaaaacattaactTTCATTTCtggtcaaaaaaaaaagaaaaaaaaatcctgcaGGGCAAGAATttgatttaaattaattataaaaatagcaTGCAGTGGATTTCTCTTGATCACAATTAATCAATAAGTTAATGATCTCTTTCCCCTCACTTGAATGTAATTAATATCTCCTCGCTCCTTATATCTTATTAGCATCCATTTTACAATTATTGAGATATACATAagctgcaggcatggctgtgtggtaggaagtttgacttctcagccacatggctctgggttcagtcacactctgtggtactttgggcaagtattttctactgtagccttgggccaaccaaaaattttgagtggaaactgaaagaagcctgttatgtatatacgtgtgtctttgtgtctgtgtttgtcccccatcaatacttgacaactggtgttggtttgtttacatccctgtaacttagccatttggcaaaaaggactgatagagtaagtatcaagtttaaaacaaaataagtaaagGGGTGAATTTATTCAActgaaattcctcaaggcagtgccccagcatggtcgcagcctaatgactggaacaaataaaagataacagacGAAATGTTCTTCGACAGAACTAATGAATACCTTTTTCTGTGAGCCAAAACAACCAGACTTTAGGTTCTTAGAGTCTTTAGAACTACATCAGACCGTTTTCCCATAATATCTCTTTATCACTCAAGTACTGTCACTTTCTCAGGATTATGTCGATTATGAGGTATTTAGTTaggtctctttatgttctgagttcaaatcctgctgaggaggttcaactttgtctttcatccctcaaGGGTTCAGATAATAagtgccagtcaaatactgaCCATCCATCTGATCAACTAGAGTCTCTTCACAAAAgttgtggccttgtgcctaggttagaaaaaaaaaagattattattattattattattattattattattattattattattattattactattgttattattattattactattatcattatcatcattatcatcatcatcatcattattattatcattatcattatcatcatcatgattattactattattattactattgttattattattattattactataattatcatcatcattatcattatcatcattatcattattactataataataaaaataataataataataatgagttcaaattctgctgtggtcaactttgcctttcatctttttggggtctacaaaagaagtaccagttaagttCTGGGGTtcagaacttgctggccttgcgctaaaatttgaaaccattattattatttgttgggaaccctcagcttattttgctggttaTAACGGAAAGTGTTGGCTGTCCACACTCAGCAGACTAGGGTGACACTTGCTtaatggtcatgcttcaagaaccctgtaaagaactcttgcagttccaagcaatgatgaccctcctgataatccttgctgtccccaaGAGACAAACTATTTGTAGGAGGAGctctactgggcattctattcTAATCTCCTTCAGTCATTTGCCTCCATCTTGGTTTGCTGTTCCCAGcacaccaattattatagacACGACCTCTACTGATTGCATTctcaaaatcattatcattgttatataattaattgcttgccctgtgccaaaatttgaaaacattattattattattattattatggtaccatgtaaaaagcacctatgtatgtatgtatgttatgtatgtatgtatgtatgtatgtatgtatgtatgtatgtatgtatgtatgtatttatgtgtctttctgtctgtctttctatctgtttgtctgtctgtctgttcgtccacctgtctgtcagtctgtcggtCTGCCTATATCTCTAGAATGCCTGGCagtatttgttctagctctttaTGTTTTTAGTTCAAGTCCTTCCTTCTGAGaccaactttgtctttcctccGCCTTGAATCAATAATCCAGGataccagtcacatactggggTCGCTGCAATCAATTAAACCTGTAGCCCTAAGACTGTGAGCCTTCGAgcctaaattagaagcaattattaccattattatttctaCAATCCAATGAAAGAATGGGAGGTGGTAGATCACTGGGAGATCTTTTGTTATATCATATGTCATTTGAGAGAGCTTAATTAATTGCAATTTATCTAAgcaagagtggagagagagaaggagagagaaagggagagagagggagagagatggagagagagaaggagagagaaagagagagagggagagagagaaggagggagaaggagagagagagaatgagagagaaagggagagagagggagagagagaaggagagagaaagggagagagagggagagagagaaggagagagaaggagagagaaggagagagaaggagagagaaggagagagaggagagagaaagggagagagatagagagagaagtggagagtgagtaggagagagggagaaggtgagagaaggagagagagagtgtgtgtgaagcCTTAAATGTGATTTGAGATACAAAATCTGAGgagtgatttaatttaatttaattaattctttttattgttcttttaatCAACCACAGTAAATTACAGCAAATCATAATTGTtgtagaattggtagagcatcaaCCAAAGTGTTTCATGCTGTTCTGATGAGTTGAACCCTTTtgatacaacccccccccccccgatcaaCCCTGCTTCTACCAACTTTCTACTCTAAACTGATCCAAAGTCAAACTTTTcgttaaaattttatgttaatttgtgtCCCAGTTAATTAATGatgttcttttactaaattcttcattattttaaaaaccaagtgAAACAAAGGTCAAGTGAAACAAAGGTCAATGAATATCATAATGAAAGGGTGAATGCCCACTGGAGAACCTTTGCCCTTTGACCTTTCAGGCTTAATAAAATGACACTCTGGTGAAATACAGAGGTCAACTTCAAAATGCCCCAGAGTCCTTATTAAGTTTTTACACGTATATCAAcatgggatcatcatcatcatcatcatcgtttaacatctgttttccatgctggcatggtttggacagtttgactggggactggcaagtcagtgggctgcaccaggctccagtctgatccggcaaggtttctactgctggatgcccttcctaatgccaaccactgtgagagtgtagtgggtgccttttacatgccaccaacatgggggccagtcaggcagaactGCCTtcaaccacgttcagatggtgctttttacgtgccactggcacaggagccagttggtggggaggactggcattgaccatgtttgaatggtgttttttatgtgccaccagtgcaGGAGCCAGTCATGGGTGGAGGtaactggcatcgaccatgcttggatgatgctttttacgtgccaacattaaaagcaaatctgtatttatatttaaataaaatataaactgtaACCTAGGAGACAGACTTCATTAATCTTTGTgataaaaatttcatgttttttctttcttttcttttacttatacgagtcattttgactgtggccatgctggagcaccacctttagtcgcacaaattgacacaccagcatcagttgtcaagcaatgttggacacacacatacacacacacacacacatgggacaggcttctttcagtttccatctaccaaatccactagcaaggctttggtcggtccaaggctatagtagaagacactgaaagTATTCATGGTGAATTCCATTTATCTCAGCTTTGCAATTATACAAAGCTACCAGAGTTCTTCTCTTTCAGTAACATGCAAATTGGTTTTTGAAATCTTTTGTCCAAAAATTGCTCACAAAATTAAGTTTAGTTCTTTTACGACAACCAACAGTGAGTTCaatgttataatatatttcaaacaataCCAAAGATAATCAAATACTCTGTGTATTCTTGGCAACATGGCATGGAATGAGGATCAAATATTCTACAGGTTTTGGACTTCTTGTCATAAATCTGCTCAACTTTGGTTCTAAGCTGAGAATGGTTATTGTCTGGAGATTTCTAGATATAACatatcttaattgagaaagaaagcaagctatgctggatcatagatatagcatgcccagctgacaacaaggtatgcgataaggaagaaagaaaagtcgataaatatgataggttagcttgggaggttaagcagttgtggttgatgtaaaaggtggtagtagtaccaattattgttggagccctgggaacagcgagcaaaaatcttgagaagtacatggaacacaTAGGGGTTGCAATAAGGTTGTACTGGTGTGCATATTTGATGTCCCTGCTACACTGCAAGATTATATGtttcaaacacaaacaaatacacgtcGCAAAAATTACCTCTATGCAGTCAgtgagcctgctagaaatagcagccaatttctttcaaattccCTGCTACCATTTAAGAAAattaggacacattagataaaggGTCCTAGGTGCATTATGCTTCAGAAAGAAATGGATGACCATGGTTGAAATTTATTTGATCATCACCCTGCTCAATTAGGGCTGAcatagggctaaacagcaacaacagcagcaacaacaacaacaacaacaacagcaacaacaacaacaacttgaaaAATATACATTGTCACAGCAGACTTTTTCTTGTTATCAGCAGAACCTATATTTCTGTGTTGTCAAGAGATACAAGGCCAGAGATTTTGTGAGAGGATGACAGTTGATCCCACGAACTTGCAGGACTTGCCTGAGGCTTATATTATCAACCACAAATAGATGGAAGGGGAAAGTGAAactgatggcatttgaactcagactataaAAAAGgctatacctatataatataaaactgatGTGTCTCACTCTGACAACTCTGCTACCCACCaccttcagtaataataataataataataataataataataataataataaaaattttcgttttgggatttggtttgcaagattcttcatatgagttcgtgtgttgaagcatattttgttgtgtctggtgagagtaattttctttttgtgccttataatttaacacactcaccggtaaaatttccatttctttcttatttttattttctaaaattttcgttgcatctttcaaccttttcaatagtcttgattctcagtactattgaaaaggttgaaagatgcaatgaaaattttaggaaaataaaaataagaaataagtggaaattttactggtgagtgtgttaattataaggcacaaaaagaaaatgactctccccagacacaacagaataataataataataataataataataataataataataataatgatgatgatgatgatgatgatgatgatgatgatgatgatgatgatgatgatgatgatgatgatgatgatgatgatgatgatgatgatgatgatgatgataataataataataataataataataataatagtaataataataataataataatagtaataataataataataataataataataataatagtaataataataataataataataataataataattgttcccAAGCTAAGTACAAGATCACCTATTTTAGAGTTAGGAGTTTTATTTATTGAAGCCTGCTTCATTtctgacttatttatttaattgacactggatggatgaaaggcaaagatgatatTAAAAATGGAGCATATCACGAGACATTCAATAAAATTCTCCAATGAATTTGGTGTAGAAtagtatatgaataaaaatgttttcttacCCAGTGACTTTAGCAACAATAACAGTGTGTTCTGGTAATTCCAATGTAAAATCTGGAATGGCCATAATTGCCATTGGGtattgtgataaaatatttaagttAAATGCTGTTTGAAGTAAAATGTCTTGTGACTGGAGAGCCGAGGTAGCAGACTGCTTACCAAACTGGTGGTTGCCCAGTTCAAATTCCTCTCCTATTAATTGCTGTCTCTGGGCAACACACTTCATTGTTATTGGGAATATAAGAGATAGAATGCTTTCTTGTAGTAGACTAGTGTCTCTGCCAGGGAAAAGGTATTCGTCTCACCCACTTAATGCTACAGAAACTGGAGTTCAATATTTGACAgagggattgttgttgttgttgttggagattAACAGGGATTGAACTGTTTGAAGTTGCTGATGGCCTCTGTGGTGTGCATAATAGCAACATGcacttgtacaaacacacacattctcccgATATTCactaacacatgcacaaacactgtATCACatgcacatcaacacacacacacacacacatttcttcatACATATTTTGCACTCACcccacaaacatttacacacacacattctgacacattttgcacgtgtgtatatttacacattaaaacatatatctacacaGTCATGTACACATTATTTCACTCTAGTCCTGTCAGTATTGACGAAGAAAAAGAATGCCTGTTAAAAATTCCTATTCCATTCTcccaaataattataattactgaATTAATCGTTACTGATAatggtttaatttttttattggtttaaaTTGTTTGATATCCTGAGTGAGATCAGTATTTCTTGCTTCTTACCTGAGTGTTTGGCGGCAGAGCTCTTATCATGGCTGTTGTTTGCCACTCTTTTTCTAATCCTTCTTCTGGACAAAACTGATTCTGGGATCTCATTGATGAAGTATTTCTATGTATTATTTCTTCCTGGTTTCCTTTCAAAACAACTGGACTGTTTGTCTGATAGATCAGCTGCCCAATTTCATTTCTTGATTGGTACGTTTGCTTATCTTCCGTTCTTCTCACAGAGCCATTCCTCACATTGTTACATCTCACAATGCACAGTGTTATGGCAATTACAATTGCAACAGAGACGATGACTGTTACAGcaacaattataattaaaaacgTGACATCTATTGTGTTATCTGATTGTGATTGTACCGCAGTTGACATTAGTGATGTCTTGTTACTAACAGTCAGTGTCAAAGACACACTAGTTGTTGCTGACAGAACTGGAGTACCGCTGTCTTTCACAGCAAACTCCAGTTCATATGATCcggcatcattttggtaaactgtgcGAGAGAAAGTCAACACACCAGTGTAAGGATTAACAGCAAACAACTGCTTATTATTTCCGCTCAGAATTTCATATTTGAGGAATGCATTTTTTTTACTATCTCTGTCTGATGCTCTCAGAACTGTGATGTCATTCTTACTTTGTGGATGATAGTGGACATCAAGTCTGAATGGATTGACACTGGGAAATGTAAAATAAGgtgcattgtcattttcatctaAAACTTTGACAATAACATTGGCTGTGTTGTTTAACGATGGTATTCCATTGTCTTTAACAAAAACAAGGAATTCATAAGTGTTTTGTTGTTCTCTGTCCAATGTTTTGGAAGTTGAAATAAATCCATAGTCAGTTATGTGAAATGGTAAATTATATTTGGTTTTTCCTGGGATCAAAGAATATGTCAACCGCCCTCCATCGCCCAGATCAGGGTCCGAAGCATTGATAAATCCAATTGGAAAATTAGGCTTTTCATTCTCATATgttagaaaattaaatattttttttgtgaaCTGTGGTTTTACATCATTGACGTCCAACACTGCAATCACCATATTCTTGTGGGTCCTTAAAGGTGGAATGCCTTTATCTTCACATGTAATGGTAACtgcatgtttttcttttacttctctaTCTACGCGTTTCTGAACTATGattttgtattcattttcttGTAATTTTACGAGTTTGAACTTTTCATGTTGAAGTTTGCAGGTCACTTTGCCGTtattatcaaaatcatcatcagtgACGATTACATATGCAATGAAACTGCCGGCATCAGCATCTTCCGCAACAGTTGTTTCATTCTCTGAAGATCGTAAAATAAAGTCAACATCAATTAAAGGGGGATTGTTTTCCTGATTGATAATGTTTAATTGCAAAATTGCCAGGGAACTTAATGCTGGGCTCCCCTTATCTGTGGCTTCAACAAAAATCTTGTAAGATGATTTATCATCAAAATGGAATTTCTCGTGTAAAGTCACCTCTCCTGTAGTTGAATTCAGCCGGAAGTGATTTTTAGCAATGTCATAAGTTTTTGAACTAAAGTGGTAAGTGATCTGACCATTTTTACCAGAATCCTGATCTGTGGCAGATAAAGTAACAATAGGTTTGTCgtttttatgaatttttctgattgaaatgtTATAAATACTTTGTGTGAAAGACGGTAGGTTATCATTGGCATCCATTATAGTAATCTGAACATTGAGTTTACTGAGCATTGGATGGAATCCTTCATCTGTGGCTATGATTGCTACATTGTAAAGATCTTTGCTTTCTCTATCTAATTTACCTACTAAAACAAGGTCTAGTTTAGCAGTCCCATCTAATCTTTTGGAAACTGATAATGAAAATGGCAAGTCTATCGTTTTCTCCAGTCGGTAAATGATTTGGGAATTTTGGGCCCCAACATCTTTGTCGATGGCATTTGGGATTGATTTTGTTGTTCCTTTGCCATCAGTTTCTGAAAACATCAGATCAATCATTTCACTGGGAAACTGAGGTTTGTGGTCATTAATATCTTCTATTAttactttaattttcaaaattttcataaaGGTTTTCATGCGATGCACAACAACTTTGATAATCCTGAAGCAGTCAGAGTTGTAGGTACAAAGGGATTCAGCATCCAATCGCTGAGTCGTGAATAATTTCCCGCCCTGAGTGACATTAAACAACTGTGAAGTTGTCAGCCGGCCTACTATTTGCGTGAATGTTATCATTCTGTGGTTGTCTTGGTGGCCACTGTCGTGTAAACGGGCATCTTTAGCAATGTCCCCTACAAATGTGTTTGAGCTCTTTTCCTCTTTGACATGATAGATGATATCAACAGAGAGGCAGAGCACCGGAAGTAAAATGAAGACAAAGTGTGTGTATTGGTGGCAAGTCATTATCTCTAAGGAGATGGCAAGTTGAGTAAATATTTCCAGTTATtctgaaacagagaaagaaagcagAGTTAGTGATAAACATTGTATAAAATATCACACGGAGAGGGAATAGCATTAAATCATACACAGAAAAAGAGAGCACAACACACATGTGGTTACATGCACGCACAATTATTTGCTGATGCAGACACATGCACAGGGACACAGGTATTCAGACACATGCGTTtctgcacaaatatatgcatacaaacacagttgaatgtgcacacacacatgcacgtgtctacacacttttacatatgtacatacatatacatatgaacaagcatgtggagacacacacacacacacacacacacacacacacacacatctacactcgTTTACATGTACTTGGATatccacataaacacataattatgtacatacacaactgaatgtgaacacatatgtacacgcCAATACATACCAACTCATGTGCAGATGTGTATATTTGCCAAAGTATGCATAGACAGAGATAATGTATGAAAATGCATATAAAGATGTGTACACAAAGTTGAAGTGATATATTCATCATTCATCTGGTTGCTGttaattaattttctaatttaaaattCAGGGaagtttgtaataataataataataatgggtactcgaccagaagaaaattctaactggccccacctgcaaggtcatgtgctgtttatcttgatatgagatcaccatgttgcgcacatatggttgtgatgcatgtgccaagtgtacccttatcagacgggtagtcatgatgggtatactggggtttgtatattttaccccagtgtcactttgatggcatgcactgctctctcactcaataataataataataataataataataataataataatgatgatgatgatgatgatgatgatgatgatgatgatgataatgatgatgatgatgatgatgatgataataataataataataatactaatgataataataataataataataataataataataattatacagtggagtataaattaagacatgacagagttggccaatatctccactggctaataagccggcattacaatatcaaaactgccgacaagtggtataatcaccagcctgaggctgtaactgaaggagaaaatgtaaccattctgtgggactttccagtacatacagaccgaaccatcaaggccaataaaccagatattgttgtgaaagaccaaaacaataaa
This genomic window contains:
- the LOC115219183 gene encoding protocadherin beta-15-like isoform X2, with translation MTCHQYTHFVFILLPVLCLSVDIIYHVKEEKSSNTFVGDIAKDARLHDSGHQDNHRMITFTQIVGRLTTSQLFNVTQGGKLFTTQRLDAESLCTYNSDCFRIIKVVVHRMKTFMKILKIKVIIEDINDHKPQFPSEMIDLMFSETDGKGTTKSIPNAIDKDVGAQNSQIIYRLEKTIDLPFSLSVSKRLDGTAKLDLVLVGKLDRESKDLYNVAIIATDEGFHPMLSKLNVQITIMDANDNLPSFTQSIYNISIRKIHKNDKPIVTLSATDQDSGKNGQITYHFSSKTYDIAKNHFRLNSTTGEVTLHEKFHFDDKSSYKIFVEATDKGSPALSSLAILQLNIINQENNPPLIDVDFILRSSENETTVAEDADAGSFIAYVIVTDDDFDNNGKVTCKLQHEKFKLVKLQENEYKIIVQKRVDREVKEKHAVTITCEDKGIPPLRTHKNMVIAVLDVNDVKPQFTKKIFNFLTYENEKPNFPIGFINASDPDLGDGGRLTYSLIPGKTKYNLPFHITDYGFISTSKTLDREQQNTYEFLVFVKDNGIPSLNNTANVIVKVLDENDNAPYFTFPSVNPFRLDVHYHPQSKNDITVLRASDRDSKKNAFLKYEILSGNNKQLFAVNPYTGVLTFSRTVYQNDAGSYELEFAVKDSGTPVLSATTSVSLTLTVSNKTSLMSTAVQSQSDNTIDVTFLIIIVAVTVIVSVAIVIAITLCIVRCNNVRNGSVRRTEDKQTYQSRNEIGQLIYQTNSPVVLKGNQEEIIHRNTSSMRSQNQFCPEEGLEKEWQTTAMIRALPPNTQRCDLFCN
- the LOC115219183 gene encoding protocadherin beta-15-like isoform X1, encoding MTCHQYTHFVFILLPVLCLSVDIIYHVKEEKSSNTFVGDIAKDARLHDSGHQDNHRMITFTQIVGRLTTSQLFNVTQGGKLFTTQRLDAESLCTYNSDCFRIIKVVVHRMKTFMKILKIKVIIEDINDHKPQFPSEMIDLMFSETDGKGTTKSIPNAIDKDVGAQNSQIIYRLEKTIDLPFSLSVSKRLDGTAKLDLVLVGKLDRESKDLYNVAIIATDEGFHPMLSKLNVQITIMDANDNLPSFTQSIYNISIRKIHKNDKPIVTLSATDQDSGKNGQITYHFSSKTYDIAKNHFRLNSTTGEVTLHEKFHFDDKSSYKIFVEATDKGSPALSSLAILQLNIINQENNPPLIDVDFILRSSENETTVAEDADAGSFIAYVIVTDDDFDNNGKVTCKLQHEKFKLVKLQENEYKIIVQKRVDREVKEKHAVTITCEDKGIPPLRTHKNMVIAVLDVNDVKPQFTKKIFNFLTYENEKPNFPIGFINASDPDLGDGGRLTYSLIPGKTKYNLPFHITDYGFISTSKTLDREQQNTYEFLVFVKDNGIPSLNNTANVIVKVLDENDNAPYFTFPSVNPFRLDVHYHPQSKNDITVLRASDRDSKKNAFLKYEILSGNNKQLFAVNPYTGVLTFSRTVYQNDAGSYELEFAVKDSGTPVLSATTSVSLTLTVSNKTSLMSTAVQSQSDNTIDVTFLIIIVAVTVIVSVAIVIAITLCIVRCNNVRNGSVRRTEDKQTYQSRNEIGQLIYQTNSPVVLKGNQEEIIHRNTSSMRSQNQFCPEEGLEKEWQTTAMIRALPPNTQYSQPVRVTSYGEHEEQNVVLAPSFLNDSLLTDMDSRCDWTERNLGLYEEIPR